Proteins encoded in a region of the Loxodonta africana isolate mLoxAfr1 chromosome 22, mLoxAfr1.hap2, whole genome shotgun sequence genome:
- the PDE12 gene encoding 2',5'-phosphodiesterase 12, with protein MWRLPGARSALRGVRTAVERRGRAESVTEAVARAMERAVVRCVPSEPKLSLSFALADGSHKNMQRDQSEPLGRVLSRIATNALKGHAKAVAAKKSRKNRPNASGGAAGAGPGPGPEPAAPCEPVVKLYYREEAVAEDVLNVDAWQDGAVLQIGDVKYKVERNPPAFTELQLPRYIMAGFPVCPKLSVEFGDPASCLFRWYREAKPGATEPEGEGPSSLPPSSSSPTWTETGVNERVYTPSNADIGLRLKFHCTPGNGQRFGPSRELESVCPVEAGPGTCTFDHRHLYTKKVTDGSLIRTVSYNLLADTYAQTEFSRTVLYPYCAPYALELDYRQNLIQKELTGYNADLICLQEVDRAVFSDSLVPALEAFGLEGVFRIKQHEGLATFYRKSKFSLLSQHDISFHEALESDPLHKELLEKLVLYPAAQERVFQRSSVLQVLVLQSTNDSSKKICVANTHLYWHPKGGYIRLIQMAVALAHIRHVSCDLYPGIPVIFCGDFNSTPSTGMYHFVISGSIPEEHEDWASNGEEERCNMSLTHFFKLKSACGEPAYTNYVGGFHGCLDYIFIDLNALDVEQVIPLPSHEEVTTHQALPSVSHPSDHIALVCDLKWK; from the exons ATGTGGAGACTCCCAGGCGCCCGCTCCGCGCTTCGTGGGGTTCGGACGGCGGTGGAGCGGCGCGGCCGGGCCGAGTCGGTGACTGAGGCAGTGGCACGAGCTATGGAGCGCGCGGTAGTGCGCTGCGTACCTTCGGAGCCCAAGCTGAGTTTGTCGTTCGCGCTGGCCGACGGCAGCCACAAGAATATGCAGCGAGACCAGAGCGAGCCGCTGGGTCGGGTCCTTAGCCGGATCGCCACCAACGCCCTCAAGGGCCATGCCAAGGCCGTCGCCGCCAAGAAGAGCAGGAAGAACCGGCCGAACGCGAGCGGCGGCGCGGCCGGTGCAGGGCCTGGTCCTGGGCCCGAGCCGGCCGCGCCCTGCGAACCGGTGGTGAAGCTGTACTACCGAGAGGAGGCGGTGGCCGAGGACGTGCTCAACGTGGATGCCTGGCAGGACGGCGCGGTGCTGCAGATCGGCGATGTCAAGTACAAGGTGGAGCGCAACCCACCCGCCTTCACCGAGCTGCAGTTGCCGCGCTACATCATGGCCGGCTTCCCCGTGTGCCCCAAGCTCAGCGTCGAATTTGGGGATCCCGCCAGCTGCCTCTTCCGCTGGTACAGGGAAGCCAAGCCAGGAGCCACCGAGCCTGAGGGCGAGGGCCCCTCGTCGTTACCCCCCTCCTCGTCCTCCCCTACCTGGACAGAGACGGGTGTGAACGAGCGCGTCTACACCCCGTCCAATGCCGACATCGGGCTACGGCTCAAGTTTCATTGCACCCCGGGCAATGGTCAGCGCTTCGGGCCAAGCCGGGAGCTGGAAAGTGTGTGCCCGGTGGAGGCTGGGCCCGGCACCTGCACCTTTGACCACCGGCATCTCTACACCAAGAAGGTGACGGACGGCTCTCTCATCCGAACCGTCTCCTACAACCTCCTGGCCGACACCTACGCCCAGACTGAATTCTCACGGACGGTCCTGTACCCGTACTGTGCCCCCTACGCCCTGGAGCTCGACTACCGCCAGAACCTCATCCAGAAGGAGCTCACAGGCTATAACGCCGACCTCATCTGCTTGCAGGAGGTGGACCGCGCGGTCTTCTCCGACAGCTTGGTGCCCGCCCTCGAGGCCTTCGGGCTGGAGGGCGTGTTTCGAATCAAGCAGCACGAAGGTCTGGCCACCTTCTACCGAAAGTCCAAGTTCAGCCTTCTTAGCCAACATGACATTTCTTTCCACGAAGCCTTGGAGTCCGACCCACTTCACAAAGAACTGCTAGAGAAACTAGTTTTATACCCAGCAGCGCAGGAAAGGGTGTTCCAGAGGTCTTCTGTCCTGCAG GTTTTAGTTCTTCAGTCTACAAATGACTCTTCTAAAAAGATTTGTGTCGCTAATACCCATCTCTACTGGCATCCAAAAG GTGGGTACATCCGTCTCATTCAGATGGCAGTAGCCTTGGCTCACATTAGACATGTCTCATGTGACCTCTATCCTGGCATACCAGTTATATTCTGTGGGGACTTTAACAGTACGCCATCAACAGGAATGTATCATTTTGTCATCAGTGGCAGCATTCCAGAGGAACATGAAGACTGGGCTTCCAATGGGGAAGAGGAAAGATGCAACATGTCTCTGACCCATTTCTTCAAACTGAAAAGTGCGTGTGGTGAACCTGCTTACACAAATTACGTTGGTGGCTTTCATGGATGTCTGGATTATATTTTCATTGACTTAAATGCTTTAGATGTTGAACAGGTGATTCCATTGCCTAGTCATGAAGAAGTTACCACCCACCAGGCCTTACCTAGTGTTTCACATCCCTCTGATCACATAGCACTTGTGTGTGATTTAAAATGGAAATAG